The Pseudomonadota bacterium genome window below encodes:
- a CDS encoding ParB/RepB/Spo0J family partition protein, producing MSTKKTVESPEFMYLPLEDIIVEEQVRSGIDTESESFKALMESIKDRGVLEPVLVTPKDGKYLLLCGERRYLAAQKLGLEFIPARIVNTITQKDEILAYQLTENLQREDLNPIDQAKGILSFIQARHPDKGYS from the coding sequence ATGTCGACTAAGAAAACAGTTGAGAGTCCGGAATTTATGTACCTGCCACTCGAAGACATTATAGTGGAAGAACAGGTCCGTTCAGGGATCGATACGGAGAGTGAGTCTTTCAAGGCACTCATGGAATCGATTAAGGACCGGGGTGTTTTAGAGCCTGTCCTTGTAACTCCTAAAGACGGCAAGTATCTGCTGCTCTGCGGAGAACGCCGTTACCTTGCAGCTCAGAAGCTGGGTTTAGAATTCATTCCGGCTCGGATCGTTAATACGATCACCCAGAAGGATGAGATACTGGCTTATCAGTTGACGGAGAACCTTCAGCGGGAAGACCTCAACCCGATAGATCAGGCCAAAGGGATTTTATCATTTATTCAAGCAAGACATCCTGATAAAGGATATTCCTGA